The uncultured Cohaesibacter sp. genome includes a window with the following:
- a CDS encoding TAXI family TRAP transporter solute-binding subunit, whose translation MSILAKSFTAAALTLCFTLPLAAQERPKSMTISTASPGGVYAIYGEGVAQIVTDKVGIATSTRQTQGPAQNLVLLKGGQVELGMTTSGPAYEAMHGTLELDPGKEYKDLRVLFAMYPTPFQMVALASNGIASLEQLDGMRVGAGPRAGTGGTFWTRWLKSLDINAKLQYGGIGDQASQLADGRLDAIVTAGGVPHPALSELENTQAVTFFGMSEKTLNGILETNPYAVNFTIPKGTYKTPTADIETLAMWNFIVADASMSDDVAYEITKAVLENNERMVATHSSAKQSLAENIVKDTFIPLHPGAARYYKEIGIDIPAAIAP comes from the coding sequence ATGTCCATACTTGCAAAAAGCTTCACTGCCGCAGCGCTCACGCTCTGCTTCACTCTGCCGCTCGCGGCTCAGGAAAGACCCAAGTCCATGACGATCTCGACAGCGTCGCCCGGTGGTGTTTATGCCATCTATGGGGAAGGTGTGGCCCAGATCGTCACCGACAAGGTTGGCATTGCCACCTCGACGCGACAGACGCAGGGGCCCGCACAGAATCTGGTGCTGTTGAAGGGTGGTCAGGTGGAACTTGGCATGACAACATCCGGACCGGCCTATGAAGCCATGCATGGCACGCTCGAGCTGGACCCGGGCAAGGAATACAAGGATCTCAGGGTTCTGTTCGCTATGTATCCCACCCCATTCCAGATGGTCGCCTTGGCCAGCAACGGCATTGCATCGCTGGAACAGCTCGATGGCATGCGGGTTGGAGCAGGTCCACGCGCAGGGACCGGCGGGACATTCTGGACGCGCTGGCTGAAGTCGCTCGACATCAACGCCAAGCTGCAATATGGCGGCATCGGTGATCAGGCCAGCCAGTTGGCGGATGGACGCCTTGATGCCATCGTGACCGCAGGTGGCGTTCCGCATCCCGCGCTGTCCGAACTGGAAAACACGCAAGCAGTTACCTTCTTCGGCATGTCGGAGAAGACACTCAACGGCATTCTGGAAACCAACCCCTACGCCGTGAACTTCACCATTCCGAAGGGCACCTACAAGACCCCGACCGCTGACATCGAAACGCTGGCCATGTGGAACTTCATCGTCGCGGACGCTTCCATGTCCGATGATGTTGCCTACGAGATCACCAAGGCGGTTCTCGAGAACAACGAACGAATGGTCGCAACCCATTCGTCTGCCAAGCAGAGCCTTGCCGAAAATATCGTCAAGGATACCTTCATTCCTCTGCATCCCGGTGCCGCTCGCTACTACAAAGAAATCGGCATCGACATTCCGGCAGCCATTGCCCCGTAA
- the msrB gene encoding peptide-methionine (R)-S-oxide reductase MsrB gives MKRRTFLISGAAALLGATSYGVLLSGRSDATEADAFPLQLTDAEWRKRLTRPQYAVLRDHGTEAPFTSPLNKEKREGTFHCAGCEQALYASKTKYDSGTGWPSFYEALPDAVGTREDNSLFMIRTEVHCSRCGGHLGHIFNDGPQPTGKRHCINGVAMTFHAMNG, from the coding sequence ATGAAACGACGCACATTTCTCATTTCCGGCGCTGCCGCTCTGCTTGGTGCAACAAGCTATGGGGTGCTCCTGAGCGGGCGTTCCGATGCAACAGAAGCAGACGCCTTTCCACTTCAGCTCACGGATGCCGAATGGCGCAAGAGGCTGACCAGACCGCAATATGCGGTGCTGCGTGACCATGGCACCGAGGCGCCCTTTACCAGCCCGCTCAACAAGGAGAAACGGGAGGGAACCTTCCATTGTGCCGGTTGCGAACAGGCCCTCTATGCCTCGAAGACCAAATATGACAGTGGCACGGGTTGGCCCAGTTTTTATGAGGCCCTGCCCGACGCTGTGGGAACACGTGAGGATAACAGCCTGTTCATGATCCGAACAGAGGTTCACTGCAGCCGCTGCGGAGGACATCTCGGCCACATCTTCAATGACGGGCCACAGCCAACGGGAAAACGCCATTGCATCAACGGCGTGGCCATGACGTTCCATGCGATGAACGGGTGA
- a CDS encoding TRAP transporter fused permease subunit, producing the protein MVSETSEAVDKTTDLEKAQELDNEGQDRSLSKNLTILLVVLSALYALFHLAVLNFWAIDEWVYRVIHVNMGAALGFIGIKVWSGEKGRSVSPIDWLLIAGTIGCTAYIAINLEQLIMRTGVITTTGDYICGFVGTLIVLEFARRVAGIILPAIALVFVAYVFVGPWLPGILHHSGFEAANFASYLYSQDAIFGMTVAASSRYIILFVAFAVFLQASGAGDYFMRLAMALFGAARGGPGKVSVFSGLLFGTVSGSAVANVVASGTFTIPLMRRVGYPKESAGAIEAASSSGGQLAPPVMGAGAFIMAEITGIPYSEIVVAAAFPCLLFYLAIYLTVDLQARRLGLNGVPREELPKFRELGRDAFMLLPLIVLLYLLLSGFSIIAAGTWGLASALLVLLCRELEFPSVVLALPLVLFVALPLTGMQVNYAGAIAFISSILLMLVLAVLKGKADRVPSVMAVMMRTIWIGLADSSRKSLQLISVMACAGIVVGVLGLTGLGGRFSSVLLSAAGESEAIAFLLAMMISVVLGMGMPTTAAYAIAAAVVAPALMQMGISALSAHMFVFYCAVISAITPPVAIAAFAGAAIAGGKPWPTSIRAMRFGIAAFVLPFMFYTSPEILLQGSWGETLFVFATAVVAVYLIAVAGEGQLFGDCSVLERIVAAVAALLLLWSSASTDIAGGVLALALFLWARRRGTSQPEFAA; encoded by the coding sequence ATGGTATCCGAGACATCAGAGGCGGTGGATAAGACCACCGACCTTGAAAAGGCGCAGGAGTTGGACAACGAAGGGCAGGACAGAAGTCTTTCTAAAAACCTGACGATCCTCCTAGTGGTCCTGTCGGCGCTCTATGCGTTATTTCATCTTGCCGTCCTCAATTTTTGGGCGATTGATGAATGGGTGTATCGGGTCATTCACGTCAACATGGGCGCGGCGCTCGGCTTCATCGGGATCAAGGTGTGGTCCGGTGAGAAAGGGCGGTCCGTCAGCCCGATAGACTGGCTTCTGATTGCGGGCACCATCGGCTGCACCGCCTATATAGCGATCAACCTCGAACAGCTGATCATGCGCACGGGCGTGATCACCACGACTGGCGACTATATCTGCGGTTTCGTCGGAACCCTGATTGTGCTGGAATTCGCCCGCCGTGTTGCGGGCATTATTCTGCCAGCCATCGCTCTTGTCTTTGTGGCCTATGTCTTCGTGGGGCCATGGTTGCCGGGAATTCTGCATCATTCCGGTTTTGAAGCAGCCAATTTTGCCTCCTATCTTTACAGTCAGGATGCCATTTTCGGCATGACCGTGGCTGCCTCTTCCCGCTACATCATCCTGTTTGTCGCCTTTGCCGTGTTCCTGCAAGCCTCCGGAGCGGGTGACTATTTCATGCGGTTGGCGATGGCCCTGTTCGGCGCGGCGCGTGGAGGTCCGGGCAAGGTTTCGGTTTTCTCCGGCCTGTTGTTCGGCACCGTGTCCGGGTCTGCCGTCGCCAATGTCGTTGCCTCCGGCACCTTCACCATCCCGCTCATGCGCCGGGTCGGCTATCCCAAGGAAAGCGCTGGCGCCATCGAGGCAGCGTCCTCGTCTGGTGGCCAGCTGGCACCGCCAGTGATGGGAGCAGGGGCCTTCATTATGGCCGAAATCACCGGCATTCCCTACTCGGAAATCGTCGTTGCTGCAGCCTTTCCATGCCTGCTCTTCTATCTCGCTATCTATCTCACCGTCGACCTGCAGGCCCGTCGTCTTGGCCTCAATGGTGTGCCGCGTGAAGAACTGCCCAAATTCCGCGAACTCGGCCGCGATGCCTTCATGCTGCTGCCGCTGATCGTTCTGCTCTATTTGCTGTTGTCCGGCTTCTCGATCATCGCTGCGGGCACGTGGGGATTGGCCTCCGCCTTGCTCGTACTGCTCTGCCGGGAGCTCGAGTTTCCCTCGGTTGTTCTGGCCTTGCCGCTCGTTCTGTTTGTCGCTCTGCCCCTCACTGGGATGCAGGTGAACTACGCCGGAGCGATCGCCTTCATTTCCAGCATCCTGTTGATGCTGGTGCTCGCGGTCCTGAAGGGCAAGGCAGACAGGGTGCCATCCGTCATGGCTGTGATGATGCGCACGATCTGGATTGGCCTTGCGGATTCCTCGCGCAAATCCCTGCAGCTCATCAGCGTCATGGCCTGCGCAGGTATCGTCGTCGGGGTCCTTGGCCTGACCGGACTTGGCGGTCGCTTTTCCTCGGTGCTTCTATCGGCTGCGGGCGAAAGCGAGGCCATCGCCTTCCTGCTCGCCATGATGATTTCCGTCGTGCTCGGCATGGGCATGCCGACCACTGCTGCCTATGCCATCGCGGCGGCTGTTGTGGCGCCAGCCCTGATGCAGATGGGCATTTCAGCCCTCTCCGCTCACATGTTTGTTTTCTACTGTGCCGTCATCTCAGCGATCACGCCGCCAGTGGCCATTGCCGCCTTTGCCGGTGCGGCGATTGCCGGAGGAAAGCCTTGGCCGACTTCAATCCGCGCCATGCGCTTCGGCATCGCCGCTTTCGTGCTTCCCTTCATGTTCTATACCAGCCCGGAAATCCTGCTTCAGGGCAGTTGGGGAGAAACCTTGTTCGTCTTCGCGACAGCGGTTGTTGCCGTCTATCTGATCGCCGTTGCGGGCGAAGGGCAGCTGTTCGGCGATTGCAGTGTTCTTGAGCGCATCGTTGCAGCTGTCGCGGCCCTGCTGCTGCTGTGGTCGAGTGCATCAACCGATATCGCTGGTGGCGTGCTGGCATTGGCATTGTTCCTCTGGGCCCGTCGACGAGGAACGAGCCAGCCGGAATTTGCCGCCTGA
- a CDS encoding adenylosuccinate lyase family protein, with the protein MSLASTDPGLITKTTGYRRSLQIFGEEGTVDAYLRFEAALADVEGALGVIPADAVPPILANCRIETIDFDSLRQGSAVVGYPIVSLVAQLAEKAGEHGQWVHYGATTQDAMDTAQVLQLIEATDAILTDLVPVRQRLAELADQHRATPMPGRTKIQHGVPLSFGYKVAVWLDQIERTGQALLRARDEAAVLQFGGAVGTLASLGGSGPSIREALAKHLGLTCPDISWHVSRDRMAQLASALSTTAAAFGKMAMDIALMMSTEVRELVEPAVDGRGSSSTMPQKRNPVICEAIIESARSIQHVPAVVLDAMLQEYERGIGHGYRERVALCEAVAHLAGIVSLSGDLLSGLIVNTEQMESNLCLTHGLIHSEAIMMHLSRELGRLEAHHILQKVARRIETSGEEIGFVLKAESGITFPAELLDVKSAVESADHMIMAVLDRSR; encoded by the coding sequence ATGAGCCTCGCATCGACCGATCCAGGCCTAATAACCAAAACAACAGGTTACCGCCGTTCCTTGCAAATCTTCGGTGAGGAAGGAACGGTCGATGCTTACCTGCGCTTTGAAGCCGCGCTTGCGGACGTGGAAGGCGCATTGGGTGTCATACCCGCCGATGCCGTGCCCCCGATCCTTGCGAACTGCCGCATCGAGACTATCGATTTCGACAGCCTGCGACAGGGATCGGCTGTTGTCGGATATCCGATTGTGTCTCTTGTGGCTCAACTGGCCGAGAAAGCCGGCGAGCATGGTCAATGGGTGCACTATGGAGCCACCACACAAGACGCCATGGACACGGCTCAGGTCTTGCAGCTGATCGAGGCAACGGATGCGATACTGACCGACCTTGTGCCGGTCAGGCAAAGACTGGCCGAGCTTGCCGACCAGCATCGCGCCACCCCGATGCCGGGGCGGACCAAGATCCAGCACGGCGTGCCCCTCTCGTTCGGCTACAAGGTCGCTGTCTGGCTCGATCAGATCGAACGCACCGGGCAGGCATTGCTCCGTGCCCGTGATGAAGCGGCTGTCCTGCAGTTTGGCGGGGCTGTGGGAACGCTTGCCTCCCTTGGAGGCAGCGGCCCCTCGATCCGAGAAGCGTTGGCCAAGCACCTCGGGCTGACCTGTCCCGATATCTCCTGGCATGTCAGCCGAGACCGTATGGCCCAATTGGCGAGTGCCCTGAGCACGACAGCTGCGGCCTTTGGCAAGATGGCGATGGATATCGCCCTCATGATGTCAACGGAAGTCAGGGAACTTGTCGAGCCAGCCGTCGATGGCCGGGGCAGTTCGTCTACTATGCCGCAGAAGCGCAATCCCGTCATTTGCGAGGCGATCATCGAATCCGCTCGCTCCATCCAGCATGTCCCCGCCGTCGTGCTTGATGCCATGCTTCAGGAGTATGAGCGCGGCATCGGGCATGGATATCGCGAGCGGGTTGCACTCTGTGAAGCCGTTGCCCATCTGGCAGGGATTGTGTCCCTGAGCGGCGATCTGCTCTCCGGTCTGATCGTCAACACCGAGCAGATGGAAAGCAATCTATGCCTGACTCATGGTCTCATTCATTCCGAGGCCATCATGATGCATCTGTCCAGAGAGCTTGGCCGCCTCGAGGCGCATCACATCCTGCAGAAGGTCGCGCGTCGCATCGAGACTTCCGGCGAGGAAATCGGCTTCGTTCTCAAGGCCGAAAGCGGAATCACCTTTCCCGCGGAGCTTCTCGACGTCAAATCAGCAGTCGAAAGCGCAGATCACATGATCATGGCGGTCCTTGATAGATCGAGATGA
- a CDS encoding GntR family transcriptional regulator — protein MGKRYLDVAAQITKELKSGVFKVGDALPSEAVLCERFQASRSTVRAAMAELQRLGMIERKQGAPTRVLSNEPPTTYVHSMSVTGDLMQFAGPSWREVQEIVPLVADEQLAERLGDRPGRRWVLIRQTRNIEGQSAPVGWTDIYLSQEHEQIAEQVKDYPGLVYVLLEKETSIVIHEIEQSIRAVPVPDDLANALQVAAGDHALELRRQYRDANNNSQIITLSILPAKNYTYEITLRRQA, from the coding sequence ATGGGCAAACGCTATCTGGATGTCGCAGCGCAGATCACGAAAGAGTTGAAGTCGGGGGTTTTCAAGGTTGGCGATGCACTGCCAAGCGAAGCCGTGTTGTGCGAGCGGTTTCAAGCCAGTCGATCAACGGTCAGAGCAGCGATGGCCGAGCTCCAGCGCCTCGGCATGATCGAGCGAAAACAGGGTGCACCAACGCGCGTCCTGTCGAACGAGCCTCCCACCACCTATGTCCACTCCATGTCCGTGACTGGCGATCTGATGCAATTTGCCGGACCATCCTGGCGCGAGGTGCAGGAAATCGTGCCGCTGGTCGCAGACGAGCAGTTGGCCGAGCGCCTCGGCGACCGCCCGGGACGACGCTGGGTCCTCATCCGCCAGACGAGGAATATCGAGGGGCAGTCGGCCCCGGTCGGCTGGACGGACATCTATCTCAGTCAGGAACATGAGCAGATCGCAGAGCAGGTGAAAGATTATCCGGGCCTCGTCTATGTGCTGCTGGAAAAAGAAACCAGCATCGTCATTCACGAAATCGAACAGTCGATCCGGGCCGTCCCGGTTCCGGACGATCTCGCGAATGCCTTGCAGGTCGCAGCGGGTGATCACGCTCTGGAGCTTCGTCGCCAATATCGCGATGCGAACAACAACAGTCAGATCATCACGCTCAGCATCTTGCCAGCCAAGAATTACACCTACGAGATCACCTTGCGGCGTCAGGCCTGA
- a CDS encoding helix-turn-helix domain-containing protein — protein MSKRFMLITPENGAEVVKSLSAPARLSILKLLHERGPVNVNDISSILGLPQSSTSTHINMLEKVGLIETESKKGRKGSQKICRAAYDEIVMSFKGDKKTDQDLIEVAMPIGLYSGCDVSAPCGLCSREGIIGFLDSPDTFHSPERMKASLLWFTKGHVSYQFPNNARIAGKTIRELELLVELSSEVPGTSENWPSDINISVNRKLIAVWTAPGDYGDQRGKFTPEWWKLAGSQYGHLKSFRVTSEGTFVDGMRVSDMTLDDLELDQHRSIRVHFTVPDGADYPGGINIFGRGFGNYDQDIVLRLRT, from the coding sequence GTGAGCAAGAGATTCATGCTGATCACACCCGAAAATGGTGCCGAGGTTGTCAAAAGCCTGTCCGCGCCTGCGAGACTGTCCATTCTCAAGCTTCTGCATGAACGCGGTCCGGTGAATGTCAATGACATCTCGAGCATCCTCGGCCTGCCCCAATCCTCCACGTCGACCCACATCAACATGCTTGAGAAGGTGGGGTTGATCGAAACGGAGAGCAAGAAGGGGCGTAAGGGCAGTCAAAAGATCTGCCGCGCGGCCTATGATGAAATCGTCATGTCCTTCAAGGGAGACAAAAAGACCGATCAGGACCTGATAGAGGTCGCGATGCCGATCGGGCTTTATTCCGGCTGTGACGTCAGCGCACCCTGCGGCCTCTGCTCGCGGGAGGGGATCATCGGATTTCTCGACAGCCCCGACACCTTCCATTCGCCCGAGCGCATGAAGGCGAGCCTGTTGTGGTTCACGAAAGGCCACGTTTCCTACCAGTTTCCGAACAATGCACGCATTGCCGGCAAGACGATCAGGGAGCTGGAACTCTTGGTCGAGCTCTCTTCCGAAGTCCCCGGCACCTCGGAGAACTGGCCTTCGGACATCAATATATCCGTAAATCGGAAACTGATCGCCGTCTGGACGGCACCCGGCGACTATGGCGACCAACGGGGTAAATTCACGCCTGAATGGTGGAAGCTGGCCGGATCGCAATATGGCCATCTCAAGAGCTTCCGGGTGACCAGCGAAGGGACATTTGTCGATGGTATGCGCGTCTCTGACATGACCCTTGATGATCTCGAACTGGACCAGCATCGCTCGATCAGAGTGCATTTCACGGTGCCGGACGGTGCTGATTACCCGGGAGGGATAAATATTTTCGGTCGTGGTTTCGGCAATTACGACCAGGATATTGTATTGCGCCTAAGGACTTAA